From Carya illinoinensis cultivar Pawnee chromosome 5, C.illinoinensisPawnee_v1, whole genome shotgun sequence, one genomic window encodes:
- the LOC122310338 gene encoding cytochrome P450 89A2-like, whose amino-acid sequence MAFGELSETQIKEVEEIQYQLLVAYEQFSVFGTWPRLGKLLLRNRWKKYLQFLKNQDDVILPLIRARKKLRQERGKAFELISYTDSLLDLKISEEKGNLEEADVLSLCSEFINAGADTSTTMLQWVLAYLVKHPRIQSKLFAEISEVVAKGAKEVEEDDLHKIPYLKAVVLESLRIHPPNTSLIPHTVMEDVELCGYTIPKDTTVNIVTALIGRDPNVWENPMEFRPERLLTGEDIGEEVSDVTAFKMMPFGAGRRMCPGNRLGLLLLQYLVSNLVWNFEFKTVDGEGVDLSEKEEFLVVMKNPGLPFCKFFKWVDGTLDIEQELHQIKNELLRKDEELKRILDDIQQREIKFRKRADAIEKLLSNILEEVQKELVLLKQEAEN is encoded by the exons atggctttcgGAGAACTCAGCGAGACCCAAATCaaagaagttgaagaaataCAATATCAACTTCTTGTCGCTTACGAGCAGTTCAGTGTGTTCGGTACCTGGCCCAGACTGGGGAAGTTGCTGCTCAGAAACCGTTGGAAAAAATACCTACAATTCTTGAAGAACCAAGACGATGTGATTTTGCCATTGATCAGAGCCCGGAAGAAGTTGAGACAAGAGAGAGGCAAGGCATTCGAACTGATTTCTTACACAGATTCCTTGCTGGACTTGAAAATCTCCGAAGAGAAAGGTAATCTGGAAGAAGCAGATGTTCTGAGCTTGTGCTCGGAGTTCATCAATGCAGGAGCCGACACAAGTACAACGATGCTGCAGTGGGTTTTGGCATATTTAGTGAAACACCCACGAATTCAATCCAAACTTTTTGCAGAAATCAGCGAGGTGGTGGCAAAAGGAGCGAAAGAAGTTGAGGAAGATGATTTGCACAAGATTCCATATCTGAAAGCAGTGGTCCTCGAGAGTCTGAGAATTCACCCTCCAAACACCTCGTTGATTCCACACACAGTCATGGAAGATGTTGAGCTCTGCGGCTACACAATCCCAAAAGACACGACGGTGAACATCGTGACAGCACTGATCGGGAGAGATCCAAACGTGTGGGAGAATCCCATGGAGTTTAGGCCGGAGAGATTGTTGACTGGTGAAGACATTGGAGAAGAAGTGTCCGATGTAACAGCGTTCAAGATGATGCCCTTTGGCGCTGGGAGAAGGATGTGTCCCGGGAACAGACTAGGATTACTTCTCCTCCAGTATCTTGTTTCAAATCTGGTCTGGAATTTTGAGTTCAAAACAGTGGATGGGGAAGGTGTTGATCTTTCAGAAAAGGAGGAGTTCTTGGTTGTGATGAAGAATCCA GGCTTACCATTTTGCAAGTTCTTTAAGTGGGTGGATGGTACTTTGGACATAGAGCAAGAACTtcaccaaataaaaaatgaactaTTAAGGAAGGATGAAGAGCTAAAAAGGATACTCGACGATATTCAACAGAGGGAGATTAAGTTTCGGAAGAGAGCTGATGCAATTGAGAAATTGTTATCCAATATACTTGAGGAGGTTCAGAAGGAGTTGGTGCTTTTAAAGCAAGAAGCTGAAAATTAG